The proteins below come from a single Campylobacter sp. CCUG 57310 genomic window:
- a CDS encoding type II toxin-antitoxin system HicA family toxin, with amino-acid sequence MSRKDKLLKELENNPTNVRFEVLEKLLKEYGFELKSVKGSHHSFSNGKLLITLPYHKPMKIFYVKAVLKAIKGEWR; translated from the coding sequence ATGAGTAGAAAAGACAAATTACTGAAAGAGCTTGAAAACAATCCAACTAATGTAAGATTTGAAGTTTTAGAAAAACTGTTAAAAGAGTATGGATTTGAGCTAAAAAGCGTAAAAGGTTCTCATCATAGTTTTTCAAACGGAAAACTATTAATTACACTGCCTTATCATAAACCTATGAAAATCTTTTACGTTAAAGCGGTTTTAAAAGCCATAAAAGGAGAATGGAGATGA
- a CDS encoding type II toxin-antitoxin system RelB/DinJ family antitoxin, which produces MATQSVNVNFRMDYDLKKDLEQVCSEMGLTMTSAFTMFAKKVIRERKIPFEISGDPFYGQDNISRLENSIRQLQKGDGTIHELIEE; this is translated from the coding sequence ATGGCCACACAAAGTGTAAATGTAAATTTTAGAATGGATTATGATTTAAAAAAGGATTTAGAACAAGTTTGTTCCGAGATGGGATTAACTATGACTTCGGCTTTTACAATGTTTGCTAAAAAAGTAATTAGAGAACGTAAGATACCTTTTGAGATTTCCGGTGATCCGTTTTACGGTCAAGATAACATTAGCAGATTGGAAAATTCAATTAGGCAACTGCAAAAAGGCGACGGTACCATACACGAGCTTATAGAAGAGTAA
- a CDS encoding class I SAM-dependent methyltransferase, producing MEKIGFNDDISETLLINLYFRSLENEVKEPILRDEFSGKIVKKIDYDFAKFEAGDLSRVGVIIRAKFIDDALVEFAKDNDEVVIVQVGAGLDTRPLRLESVCPNAIFYDLDLPDVIVLRDKLMPKAKKNFSISSSMLETAWMDELKAKHPNAKFAFALEGVAMYFEKEVFKEFFLNLAKRFEGIVALDLINNFAANMDSRKHDTLKFMKKRVDFKMGIEDPSEVEEWDKTTIKHLKTGTMMDMHKNRWSLRGRIFGLIPAFRNSCRMFVFGLN from the coding sequence ATGGAAAAGATTGGTTTTAACGATGACATCTCGGAAACCCTGCTTATAAACTTATACTTTAGAAGCCTTGAAAACGAAGTAAAAGAGCCGATTTTAAGAGATGAGTTTTCAGGCAAGATAGTTAAAAAGATAGATTATGACTTTGCTAAATTTGAAGCTGGCGATCTAAGTCGCGTAGGAGTTATAATAAGGGCGAAATTTATCGATGACGCACTTGTGGAATTTGCCAAAGATAACGATGAGGTAGTTATCGTGCAGGTTGGCGCCGGGCTTGATACTAGACCGCTTAGGCTTGAGTCGGTATGTCCCAATGCTATCTTTTACGACCTTGATCTTCCCGATGTGATCGTACTTCGCGACAAACTCATGCCAAAAGCCAAGAAAAACTTTAGTATCTCTAGCTCCATGCTTGAAACCGCTTGGATGGACGAACTTAAAGCAAAGCATCCAAATGCTAAATTCGCCTTTGCTCTAGAAGGCGTTGCGATGTATTTTGAAAAAGAAGTTTTTAAAGAGTTCTTTTTAAATTTAGCTAAGAGGTTTGAAGGCATAGTCGCGCTTGATCTTATAAATAATTTTGCCGCAAATATGGATTCTAGGAAGCATGATACGCTTAAATTTATGAAAAAAAGAGTTGATTTTAAGATGGGCATAGAAGATCCAAGCGAGGTTGAAGAGTGGGATAAGACCACCATAAAACACCTAAAAACAGGCACGATGATGGATATGCATAAAAACAGATGGAGTCTTAGAGGTAGGATTTTTGGACTTATTCCCGCCTTTAGAAATTCTTGCAGGATGTTTGTGTTTGGGTTAAATTAA
- a CDS encoding GNAT family N-acetyltransferase, with product MLTLYIPKLQDLWFREKMLSDEKTMEYNRSWRGTISFPQYEWEQWHNKWISNKDNRYFYRYIQKDNEFIGEVAYHFDDKRSIYVVNVIIYAPYRKKGYGKKSLILLCEKARDNGIKEIYDYIAIDNTAIKLFLSCGFKEEYRTTEYVMLKKVLVD from the coding sequence ATGCTAACCCTATATATTCCAAAACTTCAAGATCTATGGTTTAGAGAAAAAATGTTAAGCGATGAAAAGACAATGGAGTATAATCGCTCTTGGAGAGGTACAATTTCCTTTCCACAGTATGAGTGGGAGCAATGGCATAATAAATGGATCTCAAATAAAGATAATAGATATTTTTATAGATACATACAAAAAGACAATGAATTTATAGGTGAAGTTGCTTATCATTTTGATGATAAAAGAAGTATATATGTTGTAAACGTTATTATATATGCACCTTACCGTAAAAAAGGATATGGCAAGAAATCATTAATTCTATTGTGTGAAAAAGCAAGAGATAACGGTATCAAAGAGATATATGACTATATAGCAATTGATAATACAGCAATAAAACTATTTCTAAGTTGCGGTTTTAAAGAAGAGTATAGAACAACTGAGTATGTTATGTTAAAAAAGGTGTTGGTTGATTAA
- a CDS encoding DNA cytosine methyltransferase, with protein sequence MDFFCSGGGMTHGITQAGIEVIAGIDNDLRVKETYEKNNSKTKFILADVFSLKESELSNAVNIKK encoded by the coding sequence ATTGACTTCTTCTGCTCAGGAGGCGGTATGACACACGGTATAACGCAAGCTGGCATAGAAGTTATAGCAGGCATAGACAACGATTTAAGAGTAAAAGAAACATATGAAAAAAATAACTCTAAAACAAAATTTATACTCGCCGATGTTTTTAGTCTTAAAGAGTCGGAACTGTCAAATGCCGTAAATATTAAAAAATGA
- a CDS encoding MFS transporter, protein MNSSIKILNFKARIAFLIVCLNMAQYISIGFFSESLAAILRQDGLSLEKIGAVYFIGLFYGFRFLWAPFVEFAVAKMGGVYKNFITVVLMLMIVSLGITAFLNVRENLSFILAMAGMLGFLSATSAIASSALIIKISTPQNLAGANSLAASGNFIGHVLGTGVTLIIYSNFGWKASTIFLIFLTIVALFMIATFKERPRELERGQNRVSFKSMALFFKDKEFWLSVLMIQGIGVCMSFGLINPILVDSGRGLDEIGKVVHIYGLCGVIIGSITASYLINKLGNIKTMILAMPIQAFGILTLLLPILGYANLIILILVCQICFAVYTIGAVSISTMIMSKATKSPVSECALQSSISMLFQYLSFALGFIIASLVGYKITVIFSFVICFIVFLYLLKFKKLM, encoded by the coding sequence TTGAATTCGTCTATTAAAATTTTAAATTTCAAAGCCCGAATCGCCTTTTTAATAGTCTGTTTAAATATGGCTCAATACATAAGCATTGGTTTTTTCTCCGAAAGCTTGGCGGCTATACTTAGACAAGACGGACTTAGCCTAGAAAAGATAGGCGCAGTATATTTTATAGGTTTATTTTACGGGTTTAGATTTTTGTGGGCTCCGTTTGTAGAATTTGCAGTTGCAAAAATGGGCGGAGTTTATAAAAATTTTATTACGGTTGTCTTAATGCTAATGATAGTATCTCTTGGGATAACTGCATTTTTAAACGTCAGAGAAAATTTGAGCTTTATTCTTGCTATGGCGGGCATGCTTGGCTTTTTGTCCGCCACTTCGGCTATAGCTTCAAGTGCTTTAATTATTAAAATTTCAACTCCTCAAAATTTAGCAGGCGCAAATTCGCTAGCAGCTAGCGGAAATTTCATAGGTCATGTTTTAGGAACAGGAGTTACGCTGATCATATATTCAAATTTTGGCTGGAAAGCTTCCACTATATTTTTGATATTTCTTACCATTGTTGCTCTTTTTATGATTGCAACCTTTAAAGAGCGACCAAGAGAACTTGAAAGAGGGCAAAATCGAGTTAGCTTTAAAAGTATGGCGTTATTTTTCAAAGATAAGGAATTTTGGCTAAGTGTGCTTATGATACAAGGCATCGGAGTGTGCATGTCTTTTGGACTAATCAATCCTATACTTGTCGATAGCGGACGAGGTCTTGACGAGATAGGCAAAGTAGTGCACATATACGGGCTTTGCGGTGTTATCATAGGTAGCATTACGGCAAGCTATCTTATAAATAAATTAGGCAATATTAAGACTATGATTTTGGCTATGCCTATTCAAGCTTTCGGGATTTTAACACTACTTTTGCCGATTTTAGGATATGCGAATTTAATAATATTAATTCTTGTGTGTCAAATTTGCTTTGCCGTATATACTATAGGCGCCGTAAGCATCTCAACTATGATAATGAGCAAAGCCACAAAATCTCCGGTAAGCGAGTGCGCCTTGCAAAGTAGCATAAGTATGTTGTTTCAGTATTTGTCGTTTGCCCTTGGCTTTATTATCGCTTCTTTAGTTGGCTACAAAATAACTGTTATTTTTTCGTTTGTTATCTGCTTTATTGTTTTTTTATATCTTTTAAAATTTAAAAAATTGATGTAA
- a CDS encoding type II toxin-antitoxin system HicB family antitoxin: MKKDINYYLNLPYKIELKKIPENEGGGWGAFMPEFNGTAFFYGDGESKTEALDELEIAFKATLETLLESGSVIPEPISEEKRVRVNVNLPKTLLEKIDKVSSNRSKFLTDAANLKLASI, from the coding sequence ATGAAAAAAGATATAAACTACTACTTAAATTTACCATACAAAATAGAACTAAAAAAGATACCTGAAAACGAAGGCGGTGGCTGGGGTGCTTTCATGCCTGAATTTAACGGAACTGCATTTTTTTACGGAGATGGAGAGAGTAAGACTGAGGCATTAGATGAACTTGAAATCGCTTTTAAGGCTACATTAGAGACTTTACTAGAAAGCGGATCTGTAATACCTGAGCCTATCAGCGAAGAAAAAAGAGTAAGAGTAAATGTAAATTTGCCTAAAACATTACTAGAAAAAATTGACAAAGTAAGCTCAAACCGCTCTAAATTTTTAACCGATGCAGCAAATTTAAAACTAGCTAGCATTTAA
- a CDS encoding ABC transporter ATP-binding protein: MSNNVKFASIKELYNMFLEIAGSYQKEYKNSLYSGVIAIVAQAVLLCLFYPLLVFAYHEDKSFLNFVVLSMMALLIVFMIAKFKSSYYDHAGTFVDVGYDLRLKLGKKLTSVPLESLAKYKTGELNAVFASNVDSAVMFMNMIPLMFLEPILVCSFVIIATIFANFKIALILIFILPLVIPLYKLKRKMAVEDKKIFMDANATLESSIIEYIQGIGVLRSVNLIGKNSQKLQKEIANVRQIQLNEMKGSNLPTLLTGSLIIFTTLIAVFTGVYLNINGEISLGLFAALLVILPRLNEPFSILLIVASVFDLSENGFRRTKEILNMKELEFYPPIAIPDKFDIEFNKVDFAYFGADKNSLNNVSFKIPAKSMTAIVGASGSGKTTAVKMLMRYSDAQKGEIKIGGTDIRHIKQEELMKCLSVVFQDVYLFDDTVLNNIRMGRANASDEEVRNASKTALCDEFITRLPDGYETRIGDIGGNLSGGEKQRISIARAILKDAPIVILDEPTAALDTASELAVQKAIDTLVKDKTVIVIAHRLSTIVGADQILVFDNANLVEKGSHEELLSYKGRYYNMWQAQQNVKIWHAKNKNV; this comes from the coding sequence ATGAGTAATAATGTAAAATTCGCCTCTATCAAAGAGCTTTATAATATGTTTTTAGAGATTGCAGGCTCGTATCAAAAAGAGTATAAAAATAGTCTTTACTCCGGCGTAATAGCAATAGTAGCTCAAGCCGTTTTGCTTTGTTTATTTTACCCTCTGCTTGTTTTTGCTTATCATGAAGATAAAAGCTTTTTAAATTTCGTTGTTTTATCCATGATGGCGCTACTTATAGTGTTTATGATAGCCAAATTTAAAAGCTCTTACTACGATCATGCCGGCACCTTTGTGGATGTAGGATACGATCTTCGCTTAAAGCTTGGCAAGAAGCTAACCTCAGTACCTCTTGAAAGCCTAGCTAAATATAAAACCGGCGAACTAAATGCGGTATTTGCAAGCAATGTTGATTCTGCCGTAATGTTTATGAACATGATACCTCTTATGTTTTTAGAGCCGATTTTAGTATGCTCTTTTGTCATAATCGCTACTATTTTTGCAAATTTCAAGATCGCCCTTATACTTATTTTTATACTGCCGCTTGTTATACCGCTTTATAAGCTAAAACGTAAGATGGCAGTAGAGGATAAAAAGATATTCATGGATGCAAATGCAACTCTTGAATCAAGCATAATAGAATATATCCAAGGCATAGGAGTGCTTCGCTCGGTAAATTTGATCGGCAAAAATTCACAAAAGCTACAAAAGGAAATAGCAAACGTAAGACAAATTCAGCTTAATGAAATGAAAGGCTCAAATTTACCAACTTTGCTAACGGGAAGCTTGATTATATTTACTACTTTGATAGCGGTTTTTACGGGAGTTTATCTAAATATAAACGGTGAAATTTCACTTGGTCTATTTGCGGCATTGCTTGTCATACTTCCAAGACTAAACGAGCCGTTTTCTATCCTTTTGATAGTAGCTAGCGTATTTGATCTTAGTGAAAACGGCTTTAGGCGAACAAAAGAAATTTTAAACATGAAAGAGCTTGAATTTTATCCGCCCATAGCGATACCCGATAAATTTGATATCGAATTTAATAAAGTTGATTTTGCCTATTTCGGTGCCGATAAAAATTCTCTCAATAATGTCAGCTTTAAAATTCCCGCTAAAAGCATGACCGCTATAGTAGGAGCCTCCGGAAGCGGTAAAACAACAGCGGTAAAGATGCTTATGCGATATTCAGATGCACAAAAAGGCGAGATAAAGATAGGCGGAACGGATATAAGACATATAAAACAAGAAGAGCTTATGAAGTGTCTATCCGTAGTCTTTCAGGATGTCTATTTATTTGACGATACGGTGCTAAATAATATCCGTATGGGTAGAGCAAATGCAAGCGACGAAGAAGTAAGAAATGCATCCAAAACCGCACTTTGCGATGAATTTATCACAAGGCTTCCGGACGGCTATGAAACTAGAATCGGCGACATAGGGGGGAATCTTTCAGGCGGAGAAAAGCAACGTATCAGTATAGCTAGGGCGATACTAAAAGACGCTCCTATAGTTATCTTGGACGAGCCTACGGCGGCTCTTGATACTGCAAGCGAGCTTGCGGTACAAAAGGCGATTGATACTTTAGTAAAGGATAAAACCGTCATAGTAATAGCTCATAGGCTATCTACCATCGTAGGAGCGGATCAAATTTTAGTATTTGACAATGCAAATTTGGTCGAAAAAGGATCTCACGAAGAGCTATTAAGCTACAAGGGCAGATACTATAATATGTGGCAAGCTCAGCAGAATGTAAAAATTTGGCATGCTAAAAATAAAAATGTATAG
- a CDS encoding TonB-dependent receptor, producing MSSGYIKFIGIISVVASTCLFATDNISLKEVTVSANKMEENIKDIPQSVSVIDETEIEEKRIKDTDGVMRQIPNLSAEHFIYKTRVNFRGINHSDFTNSNPVTVYIDGIASSNNMGNYNSILNNVERVEILRGPQSTIYGKDSIGGVVNVVSKQPKNEWSGAVGSEYGSYNYMMGNFNANGALINDILFLNVGGYASKDDGWIKNEYNGDKKANKTNDHKFDATITVKPTDRLTARLTLVEERSKEYFYRGGTGLFGTINLKDAKRANFEVPTDSLVKTFSQALGVDYEFDRVKFSSVTTHKKSKASGIYDSDFTYAPSLPSNGLIQFQDVHLDTLSQEFRLNSINTDKFKWVSGLYFEREKTQNKRMGQQFNQGGMKMEMDAPATIKADTAAVFGQGSYELTDSFLLTLGGRFQKIKKDIDMAAFMTPLGMSKGAPINTLKDGKSWNKFLPKAGLTYKINDDLSAFVSYSQGYLSGGYNYYAFIKEQAFDAQKSYNYEIGLRGNAFDNRLRFSFSAFHMDIKDIHLYSILPGGIFVTSNGGKAKSDGIELEALYRVSSELDISGAFGINKTKYKENIQYPNAVNKRIENTPNYTFNLGVAYTHPSGIYTRLDLRGNGDKYFDAENKFKQKSWMTADIRAGYRFKAFEIYGYITNITNNSHVVTFMHHGGISGMNHFGDPRRFGMGVRYSF from the coding sequence ATGAGTTCAGGTTATATAAAATTTATAGGCATTATCTCTGTTGTCGCAAGCACTTGTTTATTTGCAACCGATAATATTTCGCTAAAAGAAGTAACGGTATCGGCAAATAAAATGGAGGAGAATATCAAAGATATCCCTCAAAGCGTAAGTGTCATAGATGAAACCGAGATAGAAGAAAAGCGCATTAAAGATACCGATGGTGTAATGCGTCAGATTCCAAACCTAAGTGCCGAGCATTTTATCTATAAAACAAGAGTAAATTTTCGCGGTATAAATCACTCCGATTTTACCAATTCAAACCCTGTTACCGTCTATATAGACGGTATTGCCAGCAGTAACAACATGGGCAATTATAACTCTATTTTAAATAATGTCGAAAGAGTTGAAATTTTACGTGGTCCTCAAAGCACTATTTATGGCAAAGACTCGATCGGAGGCGTTGTAAACGTAGTATCCAAACAGCCTAAGAACGAGTGGAGCGGTGCCGTGGGAAGCGAATACGGTTCATATAACTATATGATGGGAAATTTTAACGCAAACGGTGCCTTAATAAATGATATTTTGTTTTTAAATGTCGGAGGATACGCTTCAAAAGATGACGGCTGGATAAAAAACGAATATAACGGCGATAAAAAAGCAAACAAAACAAACGATCATAAATTTGACGCAACCATTACGGTTAAGCCTACCGATAGGCTGACTGCAAGATTAACCTTGGTTGAAGAAAGAAGCAAAGAGTATTTTTATAGGGGCGGCACAGGTCTATTTGGAACTATAAATTTAAAAGATGCCAAAAGAGCAAATTTTGAAGTACCTACCGATAGTTTAGTTAAAACATTTTCTCAGGCGCTCGGAGTTGATTATGAGTTTGATAGAGTTAAATTTTCGTCCGTTACCACTCATAAGAAATCAAAGGCAAGCGGAATTTACGATAGCGACTTTACTTATGCACCGTCGCTTCCTTCTAACGGCTTAATCCAATTTCAAGATGTGCATTTAGACACTTTATCGCAAGAATTTAGACTAAACAGTATAAATACAGATAAATTTAAGTGGGTAAGCGGTCTTTATTTTGAGCGAGAAAAGACTCAAAATAAAAGAATGGGGCAGCAGTTTAATCAAGGCGGAATGAAGATGGAGATGGATGCTCCCGCAACCATCAAAGCAGATACCGCTGCAGTATTCGGACAGGGCAGCTATGAGTTAACCGATAGTTTTTTACTAACTCTTGGAGGAAGATTTCAAAAGATCAAAAAAGATATAGATATGGCAGCTTTTATGACTCCTCTTGGTATGTCTAAAGGAGCTCCTATTAATACCTTAAAAGACGGCAAGTCATGGAATAAATTCCTTCCAAAGGCGGGATTGACATATAAGATAAACGATGATTTAAGCGCTTTTGTTTCATACTCTCAAGGCTATTTGTCCGGCGGATACAACTACTATGCATTCATAAAAGAGCAAGCCTTTGATGCACAAAAGAGCTACAACTATGAGATAGGTCTTCGCGGAAATGCTTTTGACAATCGCCTTAGATTCAGTTTTTCCGCATTCCATATGGATATAAAAGACATACATCTATACTCAATCCTACCGGGAGGAATATTTGTTACAAGCAACGGAGGTAAAGCAAAAAGCGATGGGATAGAGCTTGAAGCCCTTTATAGAGTTAGTAGCGAGCTTGATATAAGCGGAGCGTTTGGTATAAATAAAACTAAATACAAAGAAAATATCCAGTATCCAAACGCCGTTAATAAAAGGATAGAGAATACTCCAAACTACACTTTTAACCTAGGTGTTGCCTACACTCATCCAAGTGGAATTTATACAAGGCTTGATCTAAGAGGTAATGGAGATAAGTATTTTGATGCGGAAAATAAATTTAAACAAAAATCTTGGATGACGGCGGACATTCGCGCCGGCTATAGGTTCAAGGCATTTGAAATCTACGGATACATAACAAATATCACAAACAATTCTCATGTGGTAACATTTATGCATCACGGAGGAATATCGGGCATGAATCACTTCGGTGATCCAAGAAGATTTGGCATGGGCGTAAGATACTCTTTTTAG
- a CDS encoding Txe/YoeB family addiction module toxin translates to MKKIWSDNAWEDYLYWQSQDKNMLKRINRLIKDIERNGYKCIGKPEPLKGNLSGFYSVRIDEKHRLVFRLTNQDTIEIAQCKTHYGDK, encoded by the coding sequence ATGAAAAAAATATGGTCTGATAATGCTTGGGAAGATTATCTTTATTGGCAAAGTCAAGATAAGAACATGTTAAAGAGAATAAACAGACTTATTAAGGACATTGAGCGTAACGGATATAAGTGTATCGGTAAACCGGAGCCACTCAAAGGAAATCTATCCGGATTTTATAGCGTCAGAATAGACGAAAAACATCGTTTAGTATTTAGACTAACCAATCAAGATACCATAGAGATAGCTCAATGTAAAACACATTATGGAGATAAGTAA
- a CDS encoding DNA cytosine methyltransferase, giving the protein MSWDKPAPTITTRFFSISNGRFGHPEEDRVISIREGATLQTFPKNYVFYGNKENMARMIGNAVPPEFAKKIGESIMRSLNGE; this is encoded by the coding sequence ATGAGTTGGGATAAGCCCGCTCCGACTATTACAACTCGTTTTTTCAGCATCTCGAATGGTCGTTTTGGACATCCCGAGGAAGATAGGGTCATATCAATAAGAGAAGGAGCTACACTTCAGACTTTTCCAAAAAATTATGTATTTTACGGAAACAAAGAAAATATGGCTCGTATGATAGGCAATGCGGTACCCCCGGAATTCGCTAAAAAAATAGGAGAATCTATAATGAGGAGCTTAAATGGCGAATGA
- a CDS encoding DNA cytosine methyltransferase, which translates to MIGCSPCQYWSIIQTNKKKSQKSKDLLKEFHRFVRYFNPGFVVVENVPGLERNATESGLKTFMEDLDSMGYVVEYGVYNLNEYGVPQTRKRFSLIASRVCKNKISPIKSGEKKVVKDFLGELNGFVKVEAGHKDESDFQHSVAGLSNENLIALKKHLKTVEMPQKNENFLKGQVSRIAIVV; encoded by the coding sequence TTGATAGGCTGTAGTCCTTGCCAGTATTGGTCCATTATACAGACCAACAAGAAAAAATCTCAAAAATCAAAAGATCTACTCAAGGAATTCCATAGGTTTGTAAGATATTTTAATCCCGGATTTGTAGTCGTTGAAAACGTTCCCGGCTTAGAGAGAAATGCAACGGAAAGTGGACTGAAGACTTTTATGGAAGATCTGGATAGTATGGGGTACGTTGTGGAATACGGCGTATATAATTTAAACGAATACGGTGTTCCTCAAACCAGAAAAAGATTTTCATTAATAGCATCGAGAGTTTGTAAAAATAAAATCTCTCCCATTAAATCAGGAGAAAAGAAGGTTGTGAAAGATTTTTTGGGAGAATTAAACGGTTTTGTAAAAGTGGAAGCAGGACATAAGGACGAAAGCGATTTTCAGCACAGTGTCGCTGGGCTTAGCAATGAAAATTTGATAGCTCTAAAAAAACACCTAAAAACGGTGGAAATGCCGCAAAAAAACGAAAATTTTTTAAAGGGACAGGTTTCGAGGATAGCTATAGTCGTATGA
- a CDS encoding ABC transporter ATP-binding protein: MKEKQGILTRIMNPVIKDIRLAMILAGIASICYVLAFSTFAFVVSSLVKGEVNYTLMYIGAGFIIAEYLLRSNAFKTSHVAAFKLEQILRTRLSEHIAAIPFGEVITKGSGRLKKNMLDDVKNLHSFVADTTPMLARVAVTPVACLIALGFFDLRLLSLSLALVFASAAFMSLAFKDNEKYRREYDDNQALINASIIEFVQAMPVVRTFSDGASSFKRYNDALNAYCKSLKEWIALTTTASRVAIMLASPIITLVVVGVAGSYFYINGSLEFGKFIGVLILAAGIIESMMPLMWVNNFVQQSRAAASGILEILDIKPLKISDSFKEPKDSSVEFKNVSFKYETRDEFALKDVSFKVDARSVTALVGPSGAGKSTAAQLIPRFWDVCNGEILIGGVDVRQIEPMKLMNFVSFVFQDTFLFNDTIYENISMAKPSATKDEVINAAKAAQIDEFIDALPNGYDTLCGDRGTNLSGGQKQRITIARAILRDAPIIVLDEATAFADPENEEKIIKAISNLIVGKTVIIIAHRLSTIKKSDQIVVFDKGKVAEKGLHEELLSNNSLYAKLWDSYTQTQIWNIYKRTNHE, encoded by the coding sequence ATGAAAGAGAAGCAAGGAATTTTAACTAGGATTATGAATCCGGTTATAAAAGATATAAGGCTTGCAATGATACTTGCAGGCATCGCTTCGATTTGTTACGTGCTAGCTTTTAGCACCTTTGCTTTTGTAGTATCGTCTCTTGTAAAAGGCGAAGTAAATTACACTCTGATGTATATTGGAGCAGGCTTTATAATAGCAGAATATCTTTTGCGCTCAAACGCTTTTAAGACTTCTCACGTAGCCGCTTTTAAGCTGGAACAAATTTTACGAACCAGACTTTCTGAGCATATAGCCGCAATTCCTTTTGGTGAAGTTATAACCAAAGGAAGCGGAAGGCTTAAAAAAAATATGCTGGACGATGTAAAAAACTTGCACTCGTTTGTAGCCGATACTACTCCTATGCTGGCAAGAGTAGCTGTTACTCCCGTAGCGTGCTTAATCGCGCTTGGATTTTTTGATTTGAGGCTTTTATCGCTTAGTCTGGCTTTAGTTTTTGCAAGTGCGGCATTTATGAGTCTAGCGTTTAAAGATAATGAAAAATACAGAAGAGAATATGACGACAACCAGGCTCTTATAAACGCTTCCATAATAGAATTTGTTCAAGCTATGCCCGTAGTTCGAACATTTAGTGATGGAGCTAGCTCTTTTAAGCGCTACAACGATGCTCTCAATGCATACTGCAAGAGTCTTAAAGAGTGGATAGCGCTTACTACCACAGCCTCAAGAGTTGCTATAATGCTAGCCAGTCCCATTATAACTCTTGTTGTAGTGGGCGTTGCCGGTAGTTATTTTTATATAAACGGTAGCTTGGAATTTGGTAAATTTATCGGAGTATTGATACTTGCGGCAGGCATTATAGAGTCTATGATGCCGCTTATGTGGGTAAATAATTTTGTTCAACAATCAAGAGCCGCAGCAAGCGGAATTTTAGAAATTTTAGACATAAAACCTCTTAAAATTTCAGATTCTTTCAAAGAACCGAAGGATAGCTCGGTAGAATTTAAAAATGTAAGTTTTAAATACGAAACAAGAGACGAATTCGCTCTTAAGGATGTTAGTTTTAAGGTTGATGCCAGAAGCGTAACGGCACTCGTTGGTCCAAGCGGTGCGGGCAAGAGCACGGCGGCACAGCTTATCCCTCGTTTTTGGGATGTTTGTAATGGTGAAATTTTAATAGGCGGAGTTGATGTAAGGCAAATTGAGCCTATGAAGCTTATGAATTTTGTCTCTTTTGTATTTCAAGATACGTTTTTATTTAACGACACCATCTATGAAAATATATCAATGGCAAAGCCGAGCGCTACAAAAGACGAAGTGATAAACGCAGCTAAAGCCGCGCAAATCGATGAGTTTATAGATGCTTTGCCAAATGGATATGATACCCTGTGCGGCGATAGGGGTACAAATTTAAGCGGAGGGCAAAAGCAACGCATAACCATAGCTCGGGCAATATTAAGAGACGCTCCTATAATAGTGCTTGATGAAGCTACGGCATTTGCAGATCCCGAAAATGAAGAAAAGATCATAAAGGCCATTTCAAATCTCATAGTAGGCAAAACCGTAATTATAATAGCTCACCGCCTATCAACTATCAAAAAATCCGACCAAATAGTAGTCTTTGATAAAGGGAAAGTCGCAGAAAAAGGGCTTCACGAAGAGCTTTTATCAAATAATAGTTTATATGCCAAGCTCTGGGATAGTTATACACAAACTCAAATTTGGAACATATATAAAAGGACAAATCATGAGTAA